Below is a genomic region from Astatotilapia calliptera chromosome 2, fAstCal1.2, whole genome shotgun sequence.
AAGGAGATACACTATGATTGTgactttgtgttgtgtgtgtgtcacaaaaaGGAGGAGTGGTGTGTGAGTGCAGGAGAGAAGGCTTTACATTGCTCTGAGCCGTAAACGTTAATGCAGTGAGACAGTAGGTtggtattaacagacctctcctGAGGCTAACAAGAGCACCTGCCtgctttgcctgtgtgtgtttgctacaAGCACCTGTCTAGGAATGGCACACACATGCCAAACAATCAGAGTATGAAGCCGACAACTTCAACTGCCCAATGTCtccaaatgtaaacattttttttccagttctcATGTGATGCTCATGTGAAATTCAACAGGCCGTGTTGGTGCTGGGTCCAGTGGATCCATCAATACGTCTGAGGAAATGAGTGACATTATTGAACAACAGGGTGTGTCCATGAGGGACTAATGCGATTGCTCTTAAGCCATTGATTTCCCAGCAAAAATGTCAATGTATTCATTATTCATTCAGCTAAAGTGTATCCATGTGATGTCAAGCTTCGGAGAAGGCCATTCATTGTTTGAGACGCGCTACAAGATTTATTCGTGTGTTATCAATCGTGGCATATTGAGCAGGGGAAGCCCACATgtcacagctgaaaaaaaaaggtggagcTGAGTGTGAATTTACAGCCAAGGTGTGGAATATTGGAATCGGGCTATATTTCCCTTGTTGACTACCATCACCTCAATGGCAATAAAGGCATCGATGGAAATTGTTGATTTTTGCGGTTTTGCGTCCCGTGAATTTTGCAGTTCTCCAGTATCTAAATTTTGTCTGCCTTAAAGGAATAAATTAATACAATAGAACAAAGGTGTTCAGTATTTCAGTGAACCTTTAAAGAATTGTGGCTAGATAAAAACAGCCACGTTTCTGGTAGGTCTACCTGAACACTAAGACACTTATTAAATCTGCTCCCATGATGCTCTGGTACTCACATTTGCAGTGCTTGTCGCAGAGTGCGGCTTGTCTCATGTCACAGAGGCGTATTGAACCTTTGCTGCTACTGTAGGCAAAGGTGTTACACTCCTGCGGGTGGAACTCTGCAGAGGTGATTACTTCCGTCAGCTCCTCCATGTTGGCTGGTTTGATGTCCACAATGTCTGAGAGAGAACCGCTAAGGAACAGAAGACTACAGTGGACATGTAACCCACAGAGTAAAATGAAAAATCGTGCCACTACTGAAATGCAGCcctggaaaaaaatacatattttatgtaCAAACTGTTACTAACAATGATTTTTTTAGAACCTCAAATCTATTTATCACcctatcattattatcattattaattaaaaagaatTAAGTGtgattttgagtgtttttttcttctcttttttttcttttttaaaaatgaaaacaatgataatcataggaaaaaaaaaaaaaaaaacagaacaagaggATACTGAAGCTGCGGTCGGTGATCTCCAGGTTCCACAGGTTTATCCGAAGGTCATCGGTGGAGATGAAGGTCTGAAGGTCGGAGTTGACAGAGATGGAGTTGATGTGGTAGGTATGGGCGTTGCTGAACACCCGTCTGGCTGTAGCCTCGACCATCAAATCCATAGGCTGAAGCACCGGCACCTGGAGTGAACATTTAAGGGAAAATGTAAAGTAATGCAGACAAATATGCAAGAATAGAAAAATCAGCTTGAGGTTTTTGAGGGTAGTAATTACTAGGCTGGCCTTCTGTGAGTGTATCTGTGTCTATACTTGTGTCGGTGTGTGTGATTGTCCAGATATTTTAGTGAGGACCATTTGggcagttttgtgtgtgtctgtgtgtgaggcaCAATCGGATGACTCCGGGGATTTATTTGACATTTACTCCGCAAATCTTAATGACACAGAAGCTCAAGGGCTGCTTGATGAGTTGGTTCAATCAGACCGCAAATATCTCTCCGCTACACAGCTACCCAGTAATCAcgcctccttctctttctccaaGTCACTCCTGctttcttgtttgtgtgtgtgtgtcatggagaaagagaaaatggagAGAAATCGAAGGAGGTGGAAAAAAAGACATGGCCCGAGGGCATCGGCAGGCCCTGCTGAGGAATGATAACTGAACTCTGCAGAATTAAGACAAgcttgcacagacacacacacacacacgcagacacacaagaACCCAGAGTTGCACATTGCTGCTCGGGCTTCAAAGAAGCCCAGTACCAGTCTGCATGCAGCCCCCCGTTGGCCAGATAAAACCCAGACAAAGAGAAGAGAGGGGAGGGAGCGAGGAGAACAAATCGGCTGCTTCTTCCCCTTTTTCTCTCGTCCGTTGCTGGCACTGACAGAGACATGGCAGCCCAGCAGGCTGCTGTATCTCCGTGGATGTCACTTTATTTCCATGTCTTTCACTGGCTGTccagagagacacagaacaTATTAACCCATAACCCCCGAACACTGACAGTTGTGCCGTTCAGCTTGCCCCTTGCAGATTCGCTGTGATCTGATTGTCTTTGTAACataatatatttatacatttctgCCTTAAAAATAATACTTCAAAGTAAATCAGTAGGTTATAATGTTTTATATATGTCTTTATGAGATACTGAATGATAAACTTTAAATCATTGTATGAATTCTAGGATGAATATTAGTGaattcctccctctcctcctctgcttTCTCCCCCTGCTGAGATTTCACAGCCTCTAAACAGGATTGCCACAGTCCCGGCCTGTCCTCCAGGTTGCTATGATCCCCTGGCCAGCCAGACAAAGAGGGACAGACACGCTGAACACAGCACTAATCTGCaatggcagacacacacagacacagtcctgtgtgtctgtgtgtgccctCTTTTGTGTGAAAATTAAATAGGTAGCGGAGTGATaaaaacgagagagagagagaggatgatCCCTTCACGGTGTTCATCTCAGCGCACATATTGATCGCTCATTCTCAATTTCTTCTGCCAGAAGTTCAAAAGAGTCCAAAGATAGCAGGTTGCTTTGTTGGTGTCAGACTCTCATTTATCGGGACTGAAACTGatcacaaatgaaaaaacaactgtGACACACACAGGCGTGCAGCATATGTCACTAAGAAGTTTATGCTGGATTAAAGGCTATCATAGCATAAAAGGCTGAATGCTAAATTTTGACTTAATCAGCTTATCTGAACTCTGCTTGCTTGGATTCCATGTGCAGGTCTTTCCAGAAACGCTGGTTCATTCAAAATACGTGAGCCTGGGTTACAAGCAGCAGTTGTGGGATCTGTAAAACAGGAATCTACCAAAAGGTTAAATGAAAGATGCTACTGCTAGGTGATGCTTTTAATTTCGTTTTTAAACTGAGCACCACAAATATTCTTAAATATTTCTGATATCcatgcataaataaatagttctCCATCCATCTACCCTCTATCTGTTATCTGGGTcatggggggcgctggagcctatctcagCCTCCACAGAGCACAAATATtcttcatttttgttatttatggaTATAGTGGCAGTAAGTTgtcatgttttacttttttctatAGTAGTTTTTTCAGTCTTAAGCCACCCGGACCACTGATGCATGGcttcaaatatttcatttttgtcagATTTATCGCAGTCTCGTTGGGTCATCCAGCCTCCCCTcaaatagaaaatctgtggtttTTAGTGACAGAGAATAAAAACTCTGCCATCACTGACTCTAATTTTCACGTCCATAAATTGCAGTCCATTTCATTGTGGACTAATTCAAAGTAGTGCCATCGATGCAATGTTTTCATTCCACTCAAATGTTGTGCACTGTCTAATAAAGTGAGTGTAATCTAGTCGCAGCCTATTTTCACCGCAGTGTATGTGACATCATGGGTGTTGTGACATTCAACAGTTTCACATACCCGTAGAGTGGTGATGGTGGATGGGTCTCGGATCCGTCCGTCCTCATCCTTCAGGTTGTAGCCTTCAGGGCGCTTATCCCTCTCACTGAtcttccacagcttcactgtcTTGTCTGAGGTGGACACGTCACACAGGcgcacagacatacacaaaATACAGTTAGATCACGGCTCAGCAGAGTGAATCTCAGATACAAGATGGATGCGGGGGGGCTGGGGATACAATCTGGCAAGTAGCTGGGCAGAAGCCAGCAAGGATGATGAATGGCGACTCCTGCGTAGATTCTGATGTCACCGATATCAATCTACAAGTTGACTTAatttccctgctgctgctgctgtttatacCCTCGCCCCTCCCCTCCCACACCCTGGAAAAGCCATCTGGGTTGCTTTTCAATTTTTGCATCATATAAACATCGGTTACATCTCATCTTCTCGGTCTACTGAAGTGGATGGCAGCCGCAGTCAGgttgtctgctttttttttttttcctctcccctcTTAATTTCCGCTGCGATGCCGGTGTCAGAGCAGCGAGGCCATCGCCACAGGACTCTCCACCATCTGCTCCAGCCACCGCAAGCACGTCTGTAGCAGCCATGCGTGAAGCCCACAATCTGCAAGACGTCTCTCAGCTGATGTGTGTACTTGTCTGCTGTGACTCTCGTACATGTACGGCGTGTGTGGTGGCACATGCCTTAATATGTGGCCCTGCTGTGACAGCCATGCATGAAGCCCTTAATCTGAAACTCTTCTGCAGGTGACACTTGCTCACCCAAGCAAAACAAGCAACACTGTGTTCTCCCAAAAAGTCAAAAAGACACTGTCAAGTGATATTCATCACACCTCCTTTTACATCAACTGCAAATCTGAGCATTCTGCAAAGTGACGAATGAATCATTTTGCACAGTACCTGACTAATAACACTAGCTCACATGTAAACATACTCCagtgtagggctgggcgatatggcctaaaatccctatcgcggtataatttgaagcacgtgcggtaacgatatatatcgcgatatattattttcttctgtataaggtattttccacactataaggcacacttaaaatcctttaattttctcaaaaatcgagagtgtgctttatgtatgaattctggttgtgcttactgacctcgaaccgattttggcatgcagaaatctgttaaaaaatgttttagtacaactttggtaagccacACTGCTTGATgaattgtcagagcattacggctgccgtagtgaggagcttcgcggagtaatctgggtccaaaactccgtccgcttcaggtcccaaagtcaaacgaacacagagttaaaaacggtctaaattctttcatctttaataaaatcatcagcgatgctgctttaccaggtgtaacaattaagtttaacatccaggcatccatgaaaacagaatttattaaatttaacggagttagaagttaacaggaagttagctcgctagtttccacctaaacatgatataccatgttctgactgagagatttttgaaactaattcaaacgtacagctctgctaccacttccaacataaatgaagacagaaaactaaacagcattgGTGTTTGCAAGGTTACTGAAGtaggactacctggtatatattgttgtgctacgtgattgctagcgacacagctatgttagcataacattagcgcAGTGAAGCTGGGgaatgaacgccaacttttttccattcgataaaagttaacgtgagggattctggtggttagggacaaatgcaatagctgcgatgctttcgaccaaaacaggcgctgcttgatgatgtcatcaacatgcgctatcacGATAGAGCGGTGTAGTCAAAATCtttatcgttggccaaatttatatcgtttctatcgtatatcgtttctatcgcccacccctactcCAGTGATAGATTATTGGTTCTTTTGACCATTCTGATAGTTGTGCTGCTCTTACAGCACCTTAGGTGTACTGACCGTTGGTGGAAAGCAGGAAATATGCTGCATTCTGCTGAGGAAGCCATTTGATCTTGTTGATCTTCTCCTCAATCTCCAAACTCTTCAGGTAGTCAAACTCTGGCTCATGGCTCTGGAATGTGCTGTAAACATTGTACTCCCCACGACGCTGGGGCTGACTCTTACTctgcagaggaagaaaaaaaaagaaagtgaagcaCAGgtagactttgttttttttggtgaaaGTTTCATTAGATTCCCGTGATTATAAGACAGGTGTAAATGATTCAATATTAGATCTAGCATTTTGGAAAAGATGTAATTTATCTTTAATTTATCTTAAATTCCCCCTTAGGAAGTTTActaccaataataataatgcattttatctaaaagcacctttcaagacacccaaggacacttgacaatagaataaaacacatagTAGAACAATGACAAAACGTAATAAAACACTTTAGTCAAGCTTTGCATTTGGGGATCTCCTCTCCTAATTCTGGTTTGACAAAATTACATCAAGCCCCTACCTCCAcggatgaaaagtaaaagttacATGGAAATGATATCTCGTTCTGAGGCTGCGAGATAAGGGTTTTGGGGGGGTCACCATCTTGTTTGGAAAAATGAGATATGACCAGGAGGGGCAGGTCATTCACTGGCTAACAACTTGTGactgaaacaacaacagttgttAGCCAATGAGCTAACGGGTAGataaaataatttacaaaaaaaagacttaattTTTATGCCGTATGACCCATAATATGAACCATAAACGCAGCAGGTAAGTGTTTAGCATTTCCCATAtgtaggaaaatgggaaaatatAGGATCAGAAGTCTTTTATGCAACCACAGCCATTGGCATTTGGTGGCCCTCAGACAGTATGCAGGATAGGTTTAAGGAACTTCCGCGAAGACTTCATTTCCCGACCTGGAagctatactttttttttagtaatattaaaatgttaataCCACAGGAAAAATTAATGAGCGATTTCATGGTGGCCACATCCatttttttatacagtctatgataTATTTACATAGATTCTGGAATATTATATGTTGAGTAACAGAACAGACTAGATTTTCGAATTGGGGCTTTCAACAGTACTTTTGTGCCACATTGTTACATGTCTTCATAATGTTGGTCCAAcaaaagctttttgttttttagcataTTTACAGCTGTCCTTTTGAAATACATCCTCTTGCTTGCTAgttatcaaaaaaacaaacaatccaaTGTTAATGCTTTAAGGCTGTCAAATCCTTTTCAGCTGAAGGAAAGCATAATTATCACTGCATTGTTGGCATTTCCTACCTCCTGCTCCCTTTGGAAGACAACCACTCTACCTCCTTTATCCCCAGTGGCCAACAGCTCCCCCGATGAGTTAAACTCCACCGTTGAGATAATGTCAGCTGCAACACAGGAAGCAGAGCAGACAGGGGGAGAAAATGTCAGTGTGAACAAACCTGTCAAGTAtctgacagaaaaaaggaaacactttTTCAATGGGATCTTCTAGAAAACACTTCAGGAGAAAAGGGAGGGGAATCTCATGACAGTCCCACAGAGGACTCCTCGGTGCAGACAGCCCAGTTTGGAGGAAATATAGGTTAGGAGAAACCACTGGATGAGTCACTGCATGATAATTGAGACTCTTGTCTGATTGAAGTGAGCCAATCTGTGTTATTTAATTGCACTTCTGCTTATTAGAGGACTCTGCCGCCGCACTCTTGCTCATCacaaaacacattcaaaaagctttaatgtgttttagcaaCATCAGTTATCAGTTGcctgtattttacattttgaagcATCTCTGCATAGCTACAGGTTCACCAGAAAGTAAATATCGGACACCTACCCTTAAGGTAGGTTTTCCTCTCCTCAAAGACATACAACTGCCTGAATTTAGGAAAGGCTAATGGTGACTGTAATTACGTATTATACAGCCCAGGGATAAATTGTCATATCATAAagtctgtctctcacacacacacacacacacacacacacacacacacacacacacacacacacacacacacacacacacacacacacacacgcgcacacacgcgcacacacgcgcacacacgcaaacCACAGCAGAGGCTAGCCCGGTTTTaaacagtgacaataatattagacagagagaaagagagagagcgcttGTTGTTTTGTACCCCCCACGCCCTCTGTGGACCTGCTGCTGGTGGAGCTCTGAACAGGAGAGGGGAATGTTGCTATGGAGACCGTTTCCATCTCTAGCGGCAgtcagagagagcgagagagagagagagagtgtatgtgtgtgtcaataGCTCTCTGACTTAGTTGCTGATGCTAGCTGTAATTCAGCAgcagacagtgagagagagagagagaaaaacctgCTACTGCATCTGGGGGAACGAGTTCAGTTCAATGCAGCACACAAGTTCAGACAATAGAGTCCCCATAGACGGACTCATCGCTTCACAAAAACCTGTCGTGCATGGTGGAAATGACCATGCATCCTGTCTGTGTGTATACTGTGAATCTggctctgtcctcctccagttttaatttaaatgttagAGAAAGTCACAGATGAGGCCAGAGGGATTCTTACGAGCACGTGTTGATAATGACATGATGTGGGAGGGCAAAACTAATTATATTTGAATGAAGAAATAATGACCTTTCACAGAGAAGACAAAGTCTGACCTAATTGCAGCCTGGGAGAACCCTTCAATGCACcatgctggtgttgcatgtaCTGTAGCAACACATGCTAAAGGCGCTCTGTAAATGCATTTGTACACCTCATACATGTAGTGCATGTAtgaggtctctctctctctctcacacacacacacacacacacacacacacacacacacacacacacacacacacacagtaatgtCTTCCAGTACCACCAGGCCAAAGTCACTCATGTGAATCGAATGGAATCGGCTTAGCATTCAGCATTCTTTAATCAAAGCTGGTTTTGCccttttttgcccttctcctcTCTGTTTCTGCCCCCTCCCCATCCCCCCCCACTGCCTCTCTTCTTTTCCCttccctcatcatcatcatccacacatTAAGTCACTGAGGGGAAACAGTAATTGATGGATGCTATTTAACAAGTTTACACACGAATACATCCTTCAATCATCTCTTTGAATGATCAACCAGGCAGAGCCAGTGGAGCTGAAACACACGCTAACGTGATGGAATGCTCCCttaaatgagtttttttttctttcatgcaaATGATTTCAGACCAGACATGACTTGTAATTGCGTTTGTGAATGGCAAACATCTTCTTCAAATGAAACTTTAtgacaatagaaaaataaattcgCAGCACTGTCACAGGTGGGCAGGGTGTCTCAAATGATTTCTGCTGTTGTCAGTTGTTACATGACCAAGATGACTTGAATTAGAGGGAAGCCAGACACTGGACTGATCAAATGCTTACTtggatggacacacacacacacacacacacacacacacacaacacacacacacacacacacacacacacacacacacacacacacacacacacacacacacacacacacacacacaaccagatGAAGCCTATAAATCCTGTGGCCAGCCAGGTCTGACAAAGACAGGTCAGCGCTTCCTGATGCATCAGAGGGATGCTTGAGATAACACACATCCATCACCAGTAATAACTCAGACGAGCCTGCTGGCCTGCTGCTCAGATGTCTACATGGAAGACTGAATTAAAACAGGCATGGCACAGTTCTTATCTGCTTCTATCCAACAATCTGACCCCCAATAACCCCTTCACTGTGCAATATAGAATTGGCAATCAGACCAGCTGGATGGAAACATAGATATGCATCGATTCTGGAATGAAAACCCCGTACGAAGAGCCAGAGACACAGGAAAACCAGGAAGGGAGGGAGAATATTGAGTTTATTTATAGAGGCCTGTGCACAGCACACCACCCAAAAGAGAGAGGTGCCACTAAATGCAATCACAGAGAAAGGAAAGGTCTGGGGAGAGAAGTCGGTTTCTCAAAATAGCTCAATAAAAGCTTGTACAGCAAGATTCACTGGCACAGACACCGGCAGAGACCAAAAATAAGAGTGCCCTGCCTAACCTCTAGACAACGCATAATCCTGTCAGGAGCTAAGGCAACAAGAAAGCAAATTGACGTTGATCTCGTGGCACTGCGGAGTTGTGTAAGacacaaagacttgaaaaaggtGTGCCTGAATA
It encodes:
- the ppp2r2ba gene encoding serine/threonine-protein phosphatase 2A 55 kDa regulatory subunit B beta isoform isoform X2, coding for MEEESDTRKINNSFLRDHNYATEADIISTVEFNSSGELLATGDKGGRVVVFQREQESKSQPQRRGEYNVYSTFQSHEPEFDYLKSLEIEEKINKIKWLPQQNAAYFLLSTNDKTVKLWKISERDKRPEGYNLKDEDGRIRDPSTITTLRVPVLQPMDLMVEATARRVFSNAHTYHINSISVNSDLQTFISTDDLRINLWNLEITDRSFNIVDIKPANMEELTEVITSAEFHPQECNTFAYSSSKGSIRLCDMRQAALCDKHCKYFEEPEDPSTRSFFSEIISSISDVKFSHSGRYLMTRDYLTVKVWDLQMENKPLETYQVHDYLRGKLCSLYENDCIFDKFECVWNGSDSVIMTGSYNNFFRMFDRNTKRDVTLEASRENSKPRAILKPRKVCVGGKRRKDEISVDSLDFSKKILHTTWHPHENIIAVAATNNLYIFQDKVN
- the ppp2r2ba gene encoding serine/threonine-protein phosphatase 2A 55 kDa regulatory subunit B beta isoform isoform X1 translates to MKCFSRYLPYLFRPPSTILSSTCHTEADIISTVEFNSSGELLATGDKGGRVVVFQREQESKSQPQRRGEYNVYSTFQSHEPEFDYLKSLEIEEKINKIKWLPQQNAAYFLLSTNDKTVKLWKISERDKRPEGYNLKDEDGRIRDPSTITTLRVPVLQPMDLMVEATARRVFSNAHTYHINSISVNSDLQTFISTDDLRINLWNLEITDRSFNIVDIKPANMEELTEVITSAEFHPQECNTFAYSSSKGSIRLCDMRQAALCDKHCKYFEEPEDPSTRSFFSEIISSISDVKFSHSGRYLMTRDYLTVKVWDLQMENKPLETYQVHDYLRGKLCSLYENDCIFDKFECVWNGSDSVIMTGSYNNFFRMFDRNTKRDVTLEASRENSKPRAILKPRKVCVGGKRRKDEISVDSLDFSKKILHTTWHPHENIIAVAATNNLYIFQDKVN